One Aegilops tauschii subsp. strangulata cultivar AL8/78 chromosome 7, Aet v6.0, whole genome shotgun sequence genomic window carries:
- the LOC109751607 gene encoding uncharacterized protein, giving the protein MTEDARGRAVNPACPNSANPFHRCAEYCPVAAPAGKSPPPPQPGRAAQNGTGARGDGAGGARQQAVNPDCPNADNPFHRCADYCPVAAPAVKSPPLPPGLGGQNGRTHSDGDLQPRTRRRDRAGGSGGGLPLYVFLREGSSDGEGKKVDPRCPNAPNPFHVCTNHCLAKIVEGGRSSEGGKSPISLFSRHSGRSTSSSEDGSVKSGGSKKADSKCPNSGNPFHECGEHCTTKMKELEKQKKADKKSPRKKGGKDGAVVQNWKVDPRCPNAGNPFHICAQYCFDHLNEAPSTPKSKPDSRKGKAVMKSEPTGEINPDCVNASNPYHKCGEYCKRNGNR; this is encoded by the exons ATGACCGAGGACGCCAGAGGGCGAGCGGTCAACCCGGCCTGCCCCAACTCCGCCAACCCCTTCCACCGCTGCGCCGAGTACTGCCCGGTCGCCGCGCCCGCGGGcaagtccccgccgccgccgcagcctgGCCGCGCGGCGCAGAACGGGACCGGAGCGCGCGGCGACGGAGCGGGAGGGGCGAGGCAGCAGGCGGTCAACCCGGACTGCCCCaacgccgacaaccccttccacCGCTGCGCCGACTACTGCCCCGTCGCGGCCCCGGCGGTGAAGTCGCCCCCTCTGCCGCCGGGCCTCGGGGGCCAGAACGGGAGGACGCACAGCGACGGCGACCTGCAGCCCAGGACGCGCCGCCGCGACAGggccggcggctccggcggcggcctCCCCCTCTACGTCTTCC TGCGTGAAGGCTCCTCGGACGGGGAAGGCAAGAAGGTGGATCCCCGGTGCCCCAACGCGCCCAACCCGTTCCACGTCTGCACCAACCACTGCCTCGCCAAGATAGTCGAGGGTGGCCGCTCGTCGGAGGGCGGCAAATCCCCCATTTCCCTCTTCTCCCGCCACTCCGGCcgctccacctcctcctcggaag ATGGCAGCGTCAAGTCCGGGGGCAGCAAGAAGGCGGATTCAAAGTGCCCGAATTCTGGCAACCCTTTTCATGAATGTGGAGAGCATTGCACCACCAAGATGAAGGAACTGGAGAAGCAGAAGAAAGCCGATAAGAAGTCGCCGCGCAagaaag GTGGGAAGGATGGCGCCGTGGTGCAAAATTGGAAGGTCGATCCGAGGTGCCCAAATGCGGGCAACCCATTCCATATATGCGCCCAGTACTGTTTCGATCATTTGAATGAAGCGCCATCAACACCTAAAAGCAAGCCAG ACTCAAGAAAGGGAAAGGCTGTCATGAAATCAGAGCCAACAGGAGAAATCAATCCTGATTGTGTCAATGCATCCAATCCGTATCATAAATGTGGAGAATATTGCAAAAGAAATGGCAACAGATAG